Within the Desulfomicrobium escambiense DSM 10707 genome, the region CAACTTCGCCCACGGCGACATCTTCATGGTCGGCGCCTACATCGCCTTCTTCTGCGCCACGGCGCTCATGGGCAAGTACGGCGTCCTCGACGCCGGCATGTCCGGCTGGATCGTGCTGGCCCTGACCGTGCCCCTGACCATGCTCCTAACCTCGGGCGTGGGCGTCTTCATCGAGCGCGTGGCCTACCGGCCCCTGCGCCTGAAGGGCGCCAACCGCCTCTACGTGGTCATCACGGCCCTGATGATGGGCATCGTGCTGGAGTACGGCAACCTGGCCATGCTCGGCGCCACCCGCAAGTCCTTCCCGACCCTGGTGCCCCGCGCCATCTTCGAGATCGGCGGAGCCACGGTCACGAGCCTGAAGCTGGCCGCCATCTTCACCAGCTTCGCAGTCTTCGGCCTGCTGCAGTGGATCGTGACGCGGACCAAGATCGGCATGGCCATGCGCGCGGTGTCCTTCGACAAGTTCGCGGTGCCGCTGATGGGCATACCGCTCGATATCGTCATCATCTTCACCTTTTTCCTGGGCTCCTCCATGGCCGGCCTGGCCGGGCTGCTCTACGCCATGAACTTCCCGGTCCTCGACCCGTTCATGGGCGCCCTGGTGGGCTGGAAGGCCTTCATCGCCGCCGTCGTCGGAGGCATCGGCGATATCCGCGGCGCCTTCATCGGCGGGTTCCTGCTGGCCTTCCTGGAGGTGGCCGTGGCCGCGACCTTCAGCTCCGAGCTGCGCGACCTGATCTCCTTCACCATCCTGCTGGGCATTCTCTCCTGGAAACCAACCGGGCTCTTCGGCAAGCCCAGAACCACGAAGATCTGAACCATGAGTCCACGCCTCACCACACCAGCGGCGCTCTGCGCCATGCTCCTGGGCCTCGTCGCCATGACGCAGACCGGCCTCCTCGGCCAGTACGCGCAGACCTTCCTGTGCACCATGGGCATCTACATGATCCTGGCCGCCAGCCTGAACCTGGTCAACGGCTACATGGGCGAATTCAGCTGCGGCCACGCCGGCTTCATGGCCGTTGGGGCCTACACGGCCTCCATCGTCGGCGTCATCCTCTTCGTAGGCGACGAGCACCTTGGCCCGGCGCTGTTGCCCATGAGCCTCGCCCCCCTGGCCTTCCCCCTCATCCTGGCCACGGGTTTCGCGGCCGCGGCCCTGGTGGGCCTGCTGGTCGCCATCCCGTCCTTCAAGACGCGCGGCGACTACCTGGCCGTCATCACCCTGGCCGCGGGCTACATCGTCAAGAGCGCCCTGGAGAACATCGAGATCGTCGGCGGCCCCCGCGGCTTCATGGGCATGAAGAAGGTTGTGCTGTCCATCGAGGAGAGCTTCACCGTGCCCTGGATGCTCGTCTGGATCTTCATCGGCGTGGTGCTGACGATCTGGCTGCTGCGCCGCTTCGTCTACTCGACCTACGGCAAGGGCGTCATGGCCATCCACCAGGACGAGGTCGCGGCCGAGATCATGAGCGTCAACACCAACCACATGAAGCTCGTGGCCTTCATGCTCTCCTCGGGTCTGGCCGGGCTGGCGGGCGGCCTCTACGCCTACCTCATCGGCTTCGTGAACCCGGCCTCCTTCACCATCCTGCGCTCCACCGAGTGTCTGGTCATGGTCTACCTGGGCGGCATGGGCTCCCTGACGGGCTCCATCCTGGCGGCGGGCATCTTCACCATCCTGCTGGAGTTCCTGAAGCCCCTGGAGCAGCTCAAATGGGTGGCCATCCCCATGCTCCTCATCGTCCTCATGCAGTTCCGCCCCGAGGGTCTGATGGGCAACCGCGAACTTTCGGACATCTTCCCCAAACTCAAGCGCTTCTACAGGTTCAAATGACATGGCCCTGCTCGAAATAACCGACCTGACCCAACGCTTCGGCGGCCTGCTGGCCGTGAACGAGTTATCCGTCCGTCTGGAGGGCCGCGAAATGTGCGCCCTCATCGGGCCCAACGGCGCCGGCAAGACGACGGTCTTCAACCTGGTCAGCGGCTTCTACCAGCCCACGTCCGGGTCCATCAAAATCGGCGGCGTCGACACGCGCGGCATGAAGCCGCACCAGGTCACGTCCCTGGGCGTGGCCCGGACCTTCCAGAACATCCGGCTGTGGAACGACATGACCGTGCTGGACAACATCAAGGTCTCCCAGCACTACCGCCTCGGCTACAGCCTCGTGGACTCCCTGCTGCGCACCCGGCGCTACGCCGACCGCGAGAAGGCCATCGACCACGAGGCCATGGAGCTCCTGGAGTTCATGGGCATGCGCGACCTGGCCGACGAGGTGCCGCCCAACCTGCCCTACGGCACCCAGCGCAAGGTCGAGATCGCCCGCGCCCTGTCCATCAAGCCCAAGCTCCTGCTCCTGGACGAACCGGCCGCGGGCCTGCCCTCCACCGACGTGGTGGAGCTGATCAGGCTGGTCGAATGGATCCACAAGGAGTTCGACCTGGCCATCTGGATGATCGAACACCAGATGACAGTGGTCATGAGCCTGTGCCAGTGGATCAAAGTCATCGACTTCGGCGCGACCATCGCCGAGGGCACGCCGGAGGAAATCCGCAACAACCCGGAGGTCATCAAGGCCTACCTGGGAGATGAGAACATCTGATGCTTTCCGTCACCAATCTCAAAGTCAGATACGGCAACACCGAAGCCCTGCACGGCATCTCCTTCACCGTGGACAAGGGCGAGATCGTGACCCTCATCGGCGCCAACGGCGCCGGCAAGACCACCACCCTGCTGTCCATCGCCCGCCTGGGCCCGCCCGAGGGGCCGAAGATCGTCGAGGGCGACATCACCTACAAGGGCCAGAGCCTGCTTCCCGTTCCTCCGCACGAGATCGTCTCCAAGATGAACATGGCGCTCGCGCCCGAAGGCCGGCACATCTTCGGCAACCTGACCGTGGAGGAGAACCTGACCCTGGCCACCTACGCCCGCACGGACATGGGCAACGTGCGCCGCGACTACGAACGCGTCTACGAACTCTTCCCGCGTCTGGTGGAGCGCCGCAAACAGCGCAGCGAGTCCCTGTCCGGAGGCGAGCAGCAGATGCTGGCCGTGGGCCGGGCGCTGATGACCGGGGCCGACTTCATCATGCTCGACGAGCCGTCCATGGGCCTGGCGCCGCTCCTCATGTACGACATGTTCCGGGCCTTGAAGGAACTCAATTCCCAGGGCATGACGCTGCTGCTGATCGAGCAGAACGCGCGCATCGCGCTGCAGTTCGCCCACCGCGGCTACGTGCTCGACACGGGGGCCATCGTGGCCTCGGGCAACGCCCGGGAACTCATGGACAACCCCGACGTGAAGAAGGCATACTTGGGCGGTTGAGCCCGGCACCACCCTGTTTTCGAACGAAGCCCGGGCGCTCCGCTTGGGCTTCGTTTTTTGGCGGACCAGAACATGGATTACGACAACATCATCCTCATCGGCATGGCCGCGGCCGGCAAATCCACCGTCGGCAAGAGGCTGGCCAGGGAACTGGGCTGGGCCTTCGTGGACACGGACCTGCTGCTGGAGGCCTGGTGGGGCGCCCCGCTGCAGGCCATCAGCGACCACCTCGGCCGTGACGCCTTCGTGCGGGCCGAGGCCGAGCAGATCAGGCGCACCTTCCTCAAGAAATGCGTCATCGCCACGGGCGGCAGCGTAGTCTACAGCGACGAGGCCATGCAGCACCTGGAGACCCTCGGGCGCGTCGTGTACCTCGAATCCTCCTTCGAAGACATCGCCGACAGGCTGACCAACCCCTGCACCAGAGGGCTGGCCATCGCTCCCGGACAGACCATCAGGGACCTTTACGACGAGCGCGTCCCCCTGTATGCACGCTACGCCCAGGTGCGGGTGCGCACCGACGGCCAGGACCCCGACCAGACCTGCGCCGCCATCATCCAAGCCCTATCCGGAAACACCGAGAACCCGTCGTGACCAAGAAACTTCTGCCCGCCCAGGCCTTCCGCAAGCTGGCCGCCCTGTATGCCGACATGCAGGACGCCTATGTCCGGCACGCACAGGCCCTGGGCCTGACCTGCGACAACTGCCCGGACAACTGCTGCACGAGCTACTTCCAGCACCACACGCGCATCGAGTGGGCCTTTCTCCTGCAGGGGCTGTCCGAACTGCCGCCCGAGCGCCGGGCCGAATACGAAAAACGGGCCCGCGCGTACGTGCGCGAGGCCGGCGACGCCCTGGCCCGGGGGGAGCGACCGCACATCATGTGCCCCCTGAACGACGACGGCCGCTGCGGCGTGTACATGCACCGCCTGATGATCTGCAGGCTACACGGCGTGCCCAACCGCCTGCGCTACCCCAACGGGCGCAGCGTGGATTTCCCGGGCTGCTTCCGCAGCCAGGAGCTTTGCGCGTCGGCCGATTCCTTTCCCGTCCTGGACCGCACGGCCCTCTACACCCGGCTCATGGAGCTCGAGGTGCAGTTCGTGGGGCCGGCCAGAATCCGTTCCCTGCCGCGGGTTGATCTGACCCTGGCCGAAATGATAGTCCAAGGCACCCCCCAATCGTGAAACCACGGAGACCGGCATGCATCCTCGCCTGAAGACGGCCCTCGTCCTGCTGACCCTGCTGGTGGCGTCCTGCGCGCACCTGAGCGTCGTTCACCTGGACAAGAAGCCCTGGACCCTGGGCCAGCAGGAAACCCTGGCCATGCGCTACTGGGAGTTCACCTACACCAGCCGCCTGGAGGACAACAGGCTGATCGTCACGGGCACCGCCAAACCCGTGGCCGATGCCATCCCGGTGTGGGCCACATGGATCCAGGACCTCTGGATGCAGATCTATCTTTCCGACGACAGCAGCCGGGTTCTGGCCAAGGATCTGCGCCTCTACCTCCCGACCGGCCTGGATCGCGACAAAGGCGTGCCCTTCGAATTCCACCTCACTCCCGAATCCCTCGGTTCATCGGGCCCCCTCTTCATCTCCTTCGGCTACCGCATGGAATTGACTGCCGAAAAAAGCACCCAGGGAACCGCCAACAAGGCCGAGGTGTTCTTCGCCAGCCAGGGCGCCCTGTTCCAGTAGGCGCCCCGAACCAACCCAGACGACAGAACGCCCCCGGGAGCATGCTCCCGGGGGCGTTCTGTCAATCCCGCACCGGAAAACGGTCGGTCAGTTCATGGTGCCGCGCTCGCCCTGCATCTGGACCTGGAGGGACTGCGCCAGTTGTCTGGCCCTGTCGGACTCCTTCCACTCCCCGTAGGCGTGCATCCAATAATCGAAACCGTAGATCTTCTGCATGAGCTGCTCCTCATGCAGGTTGGCCCACGTATCGAAGAGATACATCTCAGTTGAAAACTCCTTGCTGTCCAGCACCCTGATCACGGTGTTGGCAGGGAATTTCTTGCCTTCCAGGTTGAGCTGGAGAAATTCGACCACGGACTGCTGCGACAATTCCGGGGAAAGGGGCCGATCTTTCACCCGCTCCACGAGTTCCCAGTAATCCGCAAACTGGGCCTGCATCTGTTTCTGCTGCTCGTCGGTCAGCGCAATGAAAAGTTTTCCGTCCCGTTCTTCGATGAAATAATAACGGAGCCAGAACTCGAAATGGAAAACGTTAGCCGTGTCGATCAGAGCATCTTGAGGAATAGCCATTTTCTTCTCCCTGTACCTTGGTGATCATGAAAACATCTGTGAAAAATCAATTATGAGTACGGCAAAGCAGAGCAAGAATACGTATCGCGAGGATTGTTGACAAAAATATTTGTCGACTATAATACTGCACATTACAAATACGCGATAGTTGGAGGTTTACATGGAAGATTATGTCAAGCAAGCCCTCGAAATCGTCAAAGCACAAGCCAGTGTGCGCAACATGACCGAGGAAGAGCTGACATCCATGGTTCGTTCGTTGACCGAAGGAATCAAGAATGTCGCTGAAGGAACGCAGCCCGAGCCGGTCAAGGCTCCTTCCGCCGATGACGCCAAGAAGGCCATCCGCGAAAAGAGCATCATCTGCATGGAATGCGAAAAATCCTTCAAGGTCCTGACCAAGCGCCACCTCGCCACCCACGGCCTCACTCCCGAGGAATACCGGGAGAAATGGGGCTACAAGAAGGGTACGTCCCTGGTGGCAAAGTCCCTGGCTCGTGACCGCCGCAAGAAGATGCAGGACATGAAGCTCTGGGAGAAACGGGTCAAGAAGTAGACCACCGGAAGGGCGAAGCGGTTGCTTCGCCCTTTCTCATTCCTCCGCCTCGAAGAACTGCGCCATCTTCACCAGGCGCCCCTGCAGCAGGGAAAAGTCCGCATCCACGGCCTGCAGCACGAACACCGGGCTGACGTACAAGGCCTGCCAATCAAAATCAATGACATACCCGTCGTCGGTCCTCTCCACGGAGCTGACCATGGGCCGCACGTCGACCTCCCCGGGCTCGCCCTTCTTGGTCAGCTTGGGCACCTTCCATTCCTGTGCCGCCAAGAAGGGCGCAAGGCGTCGCGCGAACCGCTCGCCGTCTGCCGCCTGGGCGAAGGACAGGGTAAACCGCTCGCGGTTCGAGATGGGCGCCCGCCGCTGGCAGGGCAGTTCATCCACGCGCGCGGCGCGCATGCCGTGAGGCAGTTCCGCGTTGAGGAGCGCCGGCAACCCCTCGACATCCAGCCGCTCGCGCACGAAGAAGTCCATCCATTCGCACACGCTGCCCACGCCCACGGGCAGGGCCCGGGCAAAGGACAGGAGCGGAATGGGGTGGAACCCGCCGCTGAAGGCCAGGGGCAGCCGCGCGCGCCGGAAGGCCCGCTCGAAGATGCGCTGCAGCTCCAGCTGGCTCAGGTACATAGCCGGGCCGGTCTTGGTGTACCACAGCCTGAAGCGCTGCTCCTTGTGCTGCAGGTCCACGGACGGGGCCGGGGTCTCCTCGACCTGTCCGGGCTCCTCCTGGTCGCGTGTGGTCCTGTTGATGACCGGCACGATGTCCTGCTCCGCGGCCTGGCCGGCCAACTCCGAGGGGCGGCCGTCCAGGGTGCAGACGCCACAGGCCCGGCAGGAGTCGTAACGGCAGTCCGGCGTGATCGCGCCGTCCAGGGCACGGCGGCGCTCCGTCAGCAGGAATTTGCGGCTCACGCCCGAGGTTAGGTGATCCCAGGGCAGGGGCTGTTCCGGATCCCGCGCGGCGAGGTAGCTTTCGGCGTCCACGCCGGCCTCGGCAAAGGCTTCGAGCCAGGGTTCCAGGCGCAGGTGGTCGGTCCAACTGGTGAAGAGCGCGCCCTTGCGGTAGGCCCCCTCCACGGCCGGGGCCAACCGTCTGTCGCCGCGGGAGAAGACGCCTTCGAGCCAGGTCATGTGCGAGTGGTGCCACTTGAGCTTGAGCTTGCGGTAGGGCCGGAAGATGCCGCGCAGGTAGCCGAGGCGCTCCTCGATCTCGGCCATGGAGATCTGCCGCTCCCACTGGAAGGGCGTGTGCGGCTTGGGCACGAAGGGCGAGACCGCGGCCGTGATCTGCAGCCGCTTGGCGCCCCGGCCCGCGCTGGCCGCCACCTTGAGGCAGAGGTCCAGGATGCCGTCCAGGTCCTCGGCCGTCTCCGTGGGCAGGCCGATCATGAAGTAGAGTTTGACCTGCTGCCAGCCCAGGCGGAAGGCCTTGCCGGTGTGGTCGAGGAGTTCCTCCTCGGTCACGCCCTTGTTGATGACGTCGCGCAGGCGCTGGGTGCCGGCTTCGGGGGCCAGGGTCATGCCCGTGTGGCGGATCTTGCTCATCAGGCGCATGAGGTCCTCGGAGACCGAACCCACGCGCAGGGACGGCAGGGAGATGGAGACCTGCTCCTGGCGGCAGTGGCTGTAGGAGGACAGGAACAGGGCCTCCAGGGCGCTGAAGTCGCCGGTGCTCAGCGACAAAAAGGACAGCTCCTCGCTGCCCGTATCGGCCAGGCCCCGGCCTATGATGGAGGCCAGAACGTCGACCTCGCGCTCGCGCACCGGGCGGTAGATCATGCCCGCTTGGCAGAAGCGGCAGCCGCGCGTGCAACCGCGCGCGATCTCCACGGAAAAGCGGTCGTGCACGGGCTTGCCAAAGGGCACGATCTGGCGGGTCGGGAAGGTCGTGCGGTTCATGTCCACCACGACGCGTTTCTCCACGCGGGGCGCCCCGTCGTGAACAGGCCGCATGGCCCCGCTGCCGTCGTCCTCGAAATCGGACGGCACGTACACGCCGGGGAGCACCGACAGACGACGGATCAGCCCGGCCCGATCGACACCATCTTCCCCGGCCCGGGCCATGACCGCGAGCATCTCCGGCAGGATCTCCTCGCCGTCGCCCAGGACCATGAGGTCCATGAACGCCGCGATGGGCTCGGCGTTGAAGGTGCAGCCGCCGCCGGCCACGACCAGGGGATGCCCTGCGCCGCGTTCGGACGCGCGCAGCGGTATCCCT harbors:
- a CDS encoding branched-chain amino acid ABC transporter permease produces the protein MLETFIQQGINALQLGSYYSLIALGYCLVYGVLLLINFAHGDIFMVGAYIAFFCATALMGKYGVLDAGMSGWIVLALTVPLTMLLTSGVGVFIERVAYRPLRLKGANRLYVVITALMMGIVLEYGNLAMLGATRKSFPTLVPRAIFEIGGATVTSLKLAAIFTSFAVFGLLQWIVTRTKIGMAMRAVSFDKFAVPLMGIPLDIVIIFTFFLGSSMAGLAGLLYAMNFPVLDPFMGALVGWKAFIAAVVGGIGDIRGAFIGGFLLAFLEVAVAATFSSELRDLISFTILLGILSWKPTGLFGKPRTTKI
- a CDS encoding branched-chain amino acid ABC transporter permease, coding for MSPRLTTPAALCAMLLGLVAMTQTGLLGQYAQTFLCTMGIYMILAASLNLVNGYMGEFSCGHAGFMAVGAYTASIVGVILFVGDEHLGPALLPMSLAPLAFPLILATGFAAAALVGLLVAIPSFKTRGDYLAVITLAAGYIVKSALENIEIVGGPRGFMGMKKVVLSIEESFTVPWMLVWIFIGVVLTIWLLRRFVYSTYGKGVMAIHQDEVAAEIMSVNTNHMKLVAFMLSSGLAGLAGGLYAYLIGFVNPASFTILRSTECLVMVYLGGMGSLTGSILAAGIFTILLEFLKPLEQLKWVAIPMLLIVLMQFRPEGLMGNRELSDIFPKLKRFYRFK
- a CDS encoding ABC transporter ATP-binding protein codes for the protein MALLEITDLTQRFGGLLAVNELSVRLEGREMCALIGPNGAGKTTVFNLVSGFYQPTSGSIKIGGVDTRGMKPHQVTSLGVARTFQNIRLWNDMTVLDNIKVSQHYRLGYSLVDSLLRTRRYADREKAIDHEAMELLEFMGMRDLADEVPPNLPYGTQRKVEIARALSIKPKLLLLDEPAAGLPSTDVVELIRLVEWIHKEFDLAIWMIEHQMTVVMSLCQWIKVIDFGATIAEGTPEEIRNNPEVIKAYLGDENI
- a CDS encoding ABC transporter ATP-binding protein; its protein translation is MMLSVTNLKVRYGNTEALHGISFTVDKGEIVTLIGANGAGKTTTLLSIARLGPPEGPKIVEGDITYKGQSLLPVPPHEIVSKMNMALAPEGRHIFGNLTVEENLTLATYARTDMGNVRRDYERVYELFPRLVERRKQRSESLSGGEQQMLAVGRALMTGADFIMLDEPSMGLAPLLMYDMFRALKELNSQGMTLLLIEQNARIALQFAHRGYVLDTGAIVASGNARELMDNPDVKKAYLGG
- the thrB gene encoding homoserine kinase; this encodes MDYDNIILIGMAAAGKSTVGKRLARELGWAFVDTDLLLEAWWGAPLQAISDHLGRDAFVRAEAEQIRRTFLKKCVIATGGSVVYSDEAMQHLETLGRVVYLESSFEDIADRLTNPCTRGLAIAPGQTIRDLYDERVPLYARYAQVRVRTDGQDPDQTCAAIIQALSGNTENPS
- a CDS encoding MucR family transcriptional regulator; this translates as MEDYVKQALEIVKAQASVRNMTEEELTSMVRSLTEGIKNVAEGTQPEPVKAPSADDAKKAIREKSIICMECEKSFKVLTKRHLATHGLTPEEYREKWGYKKGTSLVAKSLARDRRKKMQDMKLWEKRVKK
- a CDS encoding TIGR03960 family B12-binding radical SAM protein, whose translation is MKALLPLFSRPSHYLGTEINSVHKDPATVRAHVALAFPDLYEVGMSYLGQKILYDIVNADDRFYAERVFAPTEDVAAVLRKHGAPLATLESDTPLGSLDAVMFSITHELCYTNILYMLDLSGIPLRASERGAGHPLVVAGGGCTFNAEPIAAFMDLMVLGDGEEILPEMLAVMARAGEDGVDRAGLIRRLSVLPGVYVPSDFEDDGSGAMRPVHDGAPRVEKRVVVDMNRTTFPTRQIVPFGKPVHDRFSVEIARGCTRGCRFCQAGMIYRPVREREVDVLASIIGRGLADTGSEELSFLSLSTGDFSALEALFLSSYSHCRQEQVSISLPSLRVGSVSEDLMRLMSKIRHTGMTLAPEAGTQRLRDVINKGVTEEELLDHTGKAFRLGWQQVKLYFMIGLPTETAEDLDGILDLCLKVAASAGRGAKRLQITAAVSPFVPKPHTPFQWERQISMAEIEERLGYLRGIFRPYRKLKLKWHHSHMTWLEGVFSRGDRRLAPAVEGAYRKGALFTSWTDHLRLEPWLEAFAEAGVDAESYLAARDPEQPLPWDHLTSGVSRKFLLTERRRALDGAITPDCRYDSCRACGVCTLDGRPSELAGQAAEQDIVPVINRTTRDQEEPGQVEETPAPSVDLQHKEQRFRLWYTKTGPAMYLSQLELQRIFERAFRRARLPLAFSGGFHPIPLLSFARALPVGVGSVCEWMDFFVRERLDVEGLPALLNAELPHGMRAARVDELPCQRRAPISNRERFTLSFAQAADGERFARRLAPFLAAQEWKVPKLTKKGEPGEVDVRPMVSSVERTDDGYVIDFDWQALYVSPVFVLQAVDADFSLLQGRLVKMAQFFEAEE